A stretch of DNA from Tigriopus californicus strain San Diego chromosome 8, Tcal_SD_v2.1, whole genome shotgun sequence:
AAAGTCTTGGATATGTGGTATGGGGGTACCTGTCTGGAGTGGTAATTGCATTGAGGGCCCGATAGTCGCCACAAGGACGCCAGCCACCCATCTTTTTGGGAACCATATGTAAGGGGGATGACCAGTTGCTTAATGATGGTTGAAGTACTCCAAGCTCCTGCAAGGCAGATAATTctctttttgctaatttgagCCTATCAGGTGCTAGTCCCCGAGCTTTTGCAAAGACTGGCCTCCCATTGGTGATGATACGATGTTTCACGGAATGCTGCGGTTTGCACTCAGTGAGATGGGTCGAGGTCAGAGAGGGAAACGAGTGCTATATGGACATGAACTTTGAGACTGGCCAGTTGAGGAAATTTATCGTTGGCGCTTTCAATTGTGACAGTCCTGTAATGACACTGTTGCATGTGCTGGCCTCAAAAAGACGATGATTCCTCAAGTCGATGAGAAGTCCATGTTCGCAGAGAAAATCAGCTCCCACTATAGGATACCTGACGTCAGCCAAAATAAAGGAACATGGAAATGTCttattgaaaccaaaattgaGACAGGTTTGCTTGGAACCAAAAGTAGCAATTCTAGTTCCATTTGCAGCGCTGAGAGACAGGCTCCTCTTGCACGAAAGTCGGTCAGCAGGTGTTGCCGGCAAAACGCTAACTTCCGCCCCAGAGTCGACCAAATAGCGTTGGCCTGTGGAGCAATCGTGTACAAAAAGAGGCGACTGTTACAGTTGCTTGATCCGTTGGTCGCCCATACAGATTGAGGGAGCCGTTTCCCGATCGTGAGCATGGTGGCTTGCATGTCTTGGCCGAATTTCCAAACTTCGCGTGATACCAGCAAAGAGAACCGGATGCTTGAGTCCCAGATGGCTTTCTTTCATTGACTTGCCGGCGAAGTGCAGCCACTTCTTGGCGAAGTGCGTGGATTTCATCGCCCGAAATTTGGGACCACAGGTTCGTTTAGTGTTGTAGCCCTAAGTGTATGGGCCATCTCTGCCAATTCGTGAAGAGTTTTGCCGGGTTGGGCTCCAAAAATGAGACGGATTGGTTCCGGAAGTCGTGACAAAAAGAGTTCCACATACAATGGATCAAGCAGTGTCTTGTTGGCCAATTGTTCCATTCGTTGGAGAAGTTGGGACGGGCGCAAGTCTCCAAGTGGCTGCAGCGCGAGAAGCTTCTGCATCCGTTGAGCTTGGGACAAAGATGTTCTTGATATCAGGCGTTCTTTAAGAACTTTGTAAGGATCAATCGTTGGCACGTCAAATATGATGTCACTAACTTCCGTGGCTGTCTCCAGGGCTAAAGAACCGACAACATGATTGAATTTGGTCTTCTGTTGTGTGATGTTTCTGGTTGTAAATTGGGCCTCCACCTGTTGGAACCAAAGAGCGGGGTCGTGAGGCCAAAAGCTTGGTAACTTCAGAGAAACAGAGCAGACGGATGGGTTTTCTTCTGAATTTGCCATATTGGATTAGGACGATCTGTTTCGGATTGGTAATAAGGAAAAAGGGACTTGTGTTCGAGATGTGTTCAGTCAGAATCACGTCAGGGTCACCATTAAAGAGTATTGAAGCGAGTGAAGACGATGGTGATTCAATAAGTCTTTATTCTCCCAAATCCCTGAAATTAATGTCGTTATTTGCATGGTCATAGTACATAAGAAATCTTGGTCAAGAACGCAAAACGTTGAGCCAACGCGTCCAACACCCCCACAAACTCAAAAAGCTGAAAGAACGCGGATATCCGGAGCTGTGCCCTGACTGTGTACGAGGCTACAGTGCCTTGTTAAGTATTACAACGGATCTGGGACGTCGAGAGGCTGAACTGCAAGAAAAGCATGAAACTTTGAGTAAAAAGATAGATCAACCGAGCGGGGACACCTCCAACCTTCCCAACAATGAAACCAAAGGATCTGGAGAGCTGAGTGAGACGATCGAGGAGCTACAAAGGAGGGAAAGACGAAAGCATAATTTTGTCATTAAGGGCGCAGCAGACAATGGAGATGACGATGAGGCAGTCGTGAGGAAGGTTCTTGACAACGCAGGGATGGACGCCAGCCACGTGGACTCGTCGTGGAGGGTTGGCAAGAAGTCCGAGCGACCAAGGCCAATCATCGTCAAACTAAAGCTGGGAATAGATCCCGCAAGCATCATCAAAGCGTGGTCAAAGACAAAGCGGAATGACAAGCTGAAAGGGGTCGACAAGAACCTAAAGGTGACAAACGACATCACAAAAGCACAGAGAGATCGCTTGACCACCTTACACGACGAGGCTCGAGCCctcaacgacgacaacgacgactcCACCAAGATATTCATTGTCACTGATCCACTTGGTTTGCCGAGGATTCGAAAGGTGGCCCGCAGACAATGACAGGATACTAATGGACGGCGACCACcacaccaccaaccaaccaatcttTCACAAACCCGGCGACAACCTCCTCTCCGAACGCTTTTTTNNAAACCGGTCCAATGTGCGTAGAACTCGGTGGTGCTCAGGTGGGAGAGCAAGAAGCTCTCAAAATCCTAGGATTGACgttccaatccaatctcaCTTTCGACAAACATATTGCTTATCTCACGAAGGAAGTGTATCGTACATTGGGTATTCTAAAAATTCTACATAACGAGGTTCCGAGAAGCTCCATGACGGACGTGGTCCATGGTCTGATCTATGGGAAAATCCGTTACTGCTCGGCAATCTATCTACATGTGCGTTTCACTGAACATGACCCACTCAATACCTCTCAAAATCGACTCCAGATTGCTCTTAATGATGTAATGCGCTTCTTATCAGGAAAAACAAGACACAACCATATTAGAATCGAGCAACTCTTCTCCGACAATGGCTTccattcattgaaccaaatagCAATTCAGAGCTCTTTGGTGGAAGTTTGGAAGATTCTCAATGATCGAATGAAAGGAACAGATAAGTCTTTTCTGCCTGTGGTTGGTTCTCCCATAGCCACCAAAAGTACAGTCCGACGTGAACTTCGGCCTCCTGCGCggggcaatcatttttttactaaTGCTGTCAGACTGTATAATGCTCTCCCCGTTGAATCTCGAACTGATAAAAAATTAGGTCTTTCAAATCCGCCATCAATCAGTCGCTGCCCAGTTATCCCCTGTGAtatgttgtttccattttcatgcactaGTTATTAATCCAAGACTGATATGTgtaccatgtaccaaagatgaccttaaaagtacttgtacttataaatacattcaaatcaaatcaaatcaagtgaATTCTCCAAGCTCgtccagatcctgagccaatggagaattactctgcgctccgacctgggagtcccaacacacacctactcccggggcactactgtacttgaccacattttcatataaaaaaatattccatctcaggccagtttcgtccatccactggccgtttctgatcacctcctgatttcagtcaccttcaagatgcccagaaatttccatcatttggGCATGACTCAAAATGAGAGGTGTGTGGTCAATATGCAGAAGTacgcggctcaacttgaggccctgcagcaaTCCATCAACACCAGGATTGTGACGATTGTGACCAATCCAcctgcagtggcccaaggcattttgcgagcatttaaagagtcctcctcagtgcagaggCGGAGAGGAGGACCGAAGcccccgtggttcagcccctaccatcatgagctgaggggtcaaatgctccaaaaactgcgaaatgccaaaacaagccaaacacCAGAGACTTAAAAGCAATGTTATagcaagaattgcatatcacaagcCTCTGCGCAGCGCCAAATCAGCCCACCAAGGGTTGGAAGTAGAGAACCTACTCTCTTCATCAGCCTTGTCCAGGGTGGCGGGCTTatacaaacgtgccaaaaagcccgccactaactcggagattcccatgagtaaattcctcctccattgtcaagaactgtttgcatcaacatcggaaacagtagtaGAGGAGGTCCGGGGCagcccagaagaacaccattcccttttgcagccctttaCGGATCCcaagatggacgtggccttcaagaagatgaagagcaaagccccctcaacatcaggggtccctcctttccaactttcacgTCTCtggacccaagcccagccactcctccaagaccTCTTCAGCCttgccctccattcttcttccctcccaccagagtggatggagtcagctatcatcttcatccataagaaagggcccagcgacattccagacaaccatcggaccattgccctggagaaccccttcttgaagataaTGTCCTCCgtactagctgcccgcttctccggattggccaaggatagggatctccttcccacGGTAGCAACTCTCCTCTACAAAATTGTGccttccaacatcagcaatcagaggagagtgtacggatgctttgtggatttctccaaagcatttgacaaggTGGACCAAACGcagttattcctcaaactccaactgtggggagttccacgttcaatctgtgtcctgctgtccaacatctatgcgggactcagatgctccatttgctctggtgcggacctatccccctgttATTTCACTTCCTTTGGCCTTCTGAAGGGGGATCTATATCGCCAATTCTAATCAATCTCTATGTATCTGACgtgcccgaagccctcacaaaccaaggccccaccattaaCTATGTTACTGTTAATGTTCAATATCTCCAATATGCAGAcaacctggttctcttggctgattcagccctggaattgcaaaataccatcaatgcactccacagTTTATGCCAAGAGAAcagccttcaagtcaataacatcaagatgaaagccatggttttccataaaggtcgtctcCCTCCCACCTCCTCccatatccaccatagtccaattgaaatcgtcaataattttaattatgtcggtttcacattccCCGCTGAACTCTCcatcaccaaccatctcaaatcatcaatagccAAAGCCAGGACCAGGGTcggatacatgtacaatagacttcctatcaagaatctcccctttccaatagttcttcaactcttccggacggacctacatctctccaattATCCTTTAgggccttcacctttggcttccaaacttcgcccaatccgccctcaaatccgccaatgccaccttcaccaagttcctcaaacgatacctgcACGTGCCCCCCAATATGCCAgtaatgcatggacacattttctatgcaaaaccaagcccctcaccatcagGCTGGAGGAAAGAAGTTAGGGACttggtgtgtacttgtattgcatgcacatgcgcatATGCAGCTGTCCTGCGCActctttctctattgctctctctctctctctctctctctctgtctctgtctttctctctcctaatcttgatcttgaacagaacggacgtgaagatacaaccctctgtgtatattggattaggggtgtgtccttagggacatAACATGGCGCAATCGGCAGGGTCCGACTTGTTGCCCTCTGTTTACGACCATATATTGCAAATCTGCACTTATGGACCTTCAGGGACATCAAGTTTCCAAGCCAAGGACCGCCTTTTGCAGACGAGCGCATCCCCTTGGTGAGGAAAACCTGGCACGCCATTTGTGGACTTGTCCGGCCCGACCCTCTGCGTGTGGCCTGTAGCCCTCCAAGTTTGGTGCCCTTCAGCCCCACCCTGatttgtggatgatgcccaccctttaTTGTTGATGATGCCCGCCCTTTATCGTGGAGAATGCCCACCCTTTATTGGTGATGATGCCCGCCCTTTATCATGGAGAATGCCCACCGTgcattgtggatgatgcctatcatgtattgtggatgatgcccacactgtattGTGGAGATTGCCCACCCTATATTGTGGAGAATGCCCATCCTGTTTTTTGGATGAAGCCCACCGTGAATCGTGGATGATGCCCCCCTTGTACTGTGGAGGATACCCAACCTCTCTTGCCCTTTTACTTTTGCAATTGCCAACCATGGCTTCCAATTCCTTGGACGTGgattgttccaatcaaaatacTAGTCTTCTTATCAACTTTTTCTACATCTTGAGTCATCATCATGTTTCGTCAATTATTGCCTAGGAAGACATTTGATACCTTACTGGCTAACTCCACTTACGTGTTGAAGAAATGAGTTGTCCAGTTTTTAAAGAAGCGACTTGTTGAGCATATCTTACTAATTCAGCTAATCCAGcgattctttttcttccccaaTACTTCTGAGAAAGAAGATACTTCCATCTGTGAGGGGAGatggtgtgtacttgtattgcatgcacatgcgcatATGCAGGTGTACTGCTCACTCTTTCTTGATAAActttattctccaccgattagttggcggtgctcatttttaaatatGTGGCCAAATGATAAAAAGTTTAGGGAAGGACTTTGAGGGTtgttaatatcgtgttaggttaggttgggttaggttaggtaaggttaggttaggtttgattatgttaggttaagtttaaaaaagtaccaCCGCCATCTattgatgtgaagcaagcaccgacagggcaagtagtccggtgctttacttgcccaagtaggaacttgccccaacttgggtttgtacggtttgtacacagacacttgaggggaaaatggtgtggccaaacttatgCAAGATattttataccagggcaaattaaatcaacttatacaggaaaagcaaaaaaatccatcaagcGGATGTGCCAGATTTCCTCAACAATAGGGCAAGTCAAGTAAACCTTNNNNNNNNNNNNNNNNNNNNNNNNNNNNNNNNNNNNaccgcattgtgcatgcattggattttgacattttttccattttgcatgcttgtctaggcaattagcattgtggtattgagctaatttgatagtgcgaacactgattaacaccaaacatgctcatttagtagggttttgtaacacaactcgctcaaaatcactcaattattgaaaattcaaggggcaaatggtgcgagttgactgtgatgtttgttttagttctctctccccaaaatgcccaaaatcagggtgccggaccacaattttccttgaatttcctttacttgacatcccctattcaTGTCAACTGAACATTCTGATGAAGCATAACAGACTTAAGAATATCTTAGGGTTCTTGAGCACTTGGTCACTCTGAAGGTTAGGCTTGCCATAAAAGCATATCCAGTACTCTTTGTAATAAGCCACAGTTTAAAAACAGCCAACAGTTTCCATactctctgaagctagctcatgttgttccaattttgaaaggaggagataagtcgctccccagtaactataaaccgatttctctcacttcgaatattgcgaaggcgtttgagaagatcatgaagtccaaacttgttgaatttcttgagtccaatgaagtccttcctcctagccagcatgggttccgagcacattttagcacggttacccaactgattgagcatttagagcaagtcattgaggaactggaaaggcatgagtcagttgatgttctctatcttgattttgccctTTGTTCAAAGTTGAATTTCTTGACCTCCATgagagattgggatccaaggcaaggttctcaattggttaaaaagtttcctttgtgGTAGAAAGCCAACTCTTATTCGTTGGTCgataaaataatatatttaaataaaagtgaagtacaatgaataaatttctcgtcttgaagtgctgggattccaatcccaatagCGGTAAGTAAGTctctaaaaagaaaagaaaaaaaaacggctGGAGTTAAAAGTTTAGTACAAGAACCAGGTTTGTATCGTTAAAAGTGATATGTTGAGATGGATGTTGAATGGGACCAGTTTGAATTATTGGATTTGTAACTTTTGATCTATTTTAAAATTATATGTTGAATTGTCGTAgatattggccaaaaaggtaacAGAAACTTTAAACAAACTCATGAAAAGTTTAGTAGTTTAGGACCTTGCCCTGCAGAGTGAAGAGCCAAATAGATGAAGATTTGATTAAACACTTTTTAGTTTTAAACTTATTTTAATTTTCAGTTAATTATTTCCATTGCCAAAGGCTAGCTGTAATGCATGGAGAAATTTTGGTCGGAGAGTACAAACCAAGGATCCATGTTTATGATGTGCATATACATTTAAAAATGTGCCTCTTTCACTAGggaaatcattcaaaactgCGGGGAAATGGCCCTTACTGCCACCGAAATCGCCGTCGCCTTTGCAGAGTCGGCCATGGAGGCCAAGGAGGCCAAGGCTGAGGCCGTCCTACTGAGAGAGTTCGTATTTTTTCGAGTATTCCACAATAATGTCATACTAACAAAATTGTATTATCTCCCCCAGAGAGAAATATAAGGCCCAACTGGAGGCAACCCGGGCTAAGGAGGATATGCGCGTGGCCGTGACCCGGGCTAAGGAGGATATGCGTGAGGCCGTGACCCGGGCTAAGGAGGATATGCGCGAGGCCGTGACCCGGGCCAAAAAGGACATAGCTAAGATCTTGATTAGGGCGGCCGAGGACCAAGCTATTGCCATTAAGGCCAGAGTCGGGACAGAAAATGCGCTTGATGTCGCTACCGCCGTTGATGCTGTGACCTCCGCGGCCGCCATGGCCGCCATAGAGTCCGAGAGGCAGGTCAGAACAGGAGAAGCAGGCACTCCTGCAGCCAAGAGGGAGGAGTGAATTCAGCATTAATACGTGAAGCCCATCCCCATATCTTTAAAGCCCATTGCCTTACCTTTAAAGACCATTCTCTAATCATTACAGCCCATCCCCTAATTTTAAAATCACATTCCCTGATTTTCAAAGCCCATCCCGTGATCGTTGAAGCCCATCGCCTTATCTTTAAAGACCATCCCCTGATCTTTAGAGCCCATCATTGCCTAATCGTTGCTGCCCATCTCCTAGCACATtccctgatttttaaaggtcattccctgatttttaaaggtcattccctgatttttaaaggtcACTCCCTGATTTTTATAGCCCATCCCCTGATCTTAAAAACCCATCGCCTTATAATTTAAAGCCCATCCCCTAATCTGTAAAGGCCATCCCTTAATTTTAGAAGCACATTCCCTAACCTTTAGAGCTTAAGCTCTTATGTGTATGCCAAACTTTGGCActctaatggtgcgtctacacgagaaacattctgtcacaaagtttgcctaattatttcgtaaatgtttggtatttgacaaacaattcatctctgagccgtctacacctgaaactacccgatcaaaacggtttgacaaatattttgattgagatttctaatcagatgaacttgcaagtgattgtatcatttccaaatgggtctttcattcaatatttatgttatgcacggtgaacaaaatgattagtaaaatgaaaaaagggaaaactgaggaatgaaatttgaaaaaaacaccgatgggcactatcatgatgagaatgtttcgctttccaaaaaggtcctttatttggccaatttaaatctgtgcggtcatatgttggctgaaaccgattactacttgaaggcatgtttggccccgttctatgaactttaCCATAACCCACCTGATGATTcatctttaattttttttgcttttcgaaaggttatcgaaattcattttgactttaaattATAACCCAATTGTtcggaaacgaaaacccgaccaattttccaactcattataatagtgaataaatggacaacagttttccaagagtatcataaactatttaatagccaaGTAatggtcgaaatatgacaatgatatatagtccaaaggtcatgtcagaaacgtaaacacaaatatagtaagggcatcattaaacatgataaagacaatttggatatttacatacagttaacattacagatagcattgactaaaaaagagttcagttttatagaacaaataaggacccgcccacaagaacagtcGGCATTTAACAGGGACGGTGATGGCCATGGGtagctttaaagtaatgagtcagtgggtgggtaggactcgatccgttgagatccgactgatctggctttcatggctaaaattggcgggcgtgaaatggacgaaagggcagccaaaagtggctggctggtctggatgctgaggtctcaagggtgtatgtacgtagaggaccgattatgggcgtgtgtgtcggccgagggctgactaatggggacgtttaggcaagctctggcaggttcgtttgtttgctggtaccagaagttagtgaagaggggaacttgccctgatccaagatgcaacgcatcaagtacaagaaaacaggggcaagaaccagtgagtaTCTCataagaaactgagatgtcacgccatcaggaccaggagaacttgaaagcctcaagtccttgatggcctctaaagcatcttgatctgtgactacaagatcatctaaacgctNNNNNNNNNNNNNNNNNNNNNNNNNNNNNNNNNNNNNNNNNNNNNNNNNNNCATGGagtccatttttgtttttgctttgttgcacCAGTATGAATGCTACATGGATTTATACCTACATTTGGGCCCTGTTTATGTGTTTAGAGATTGGTTGATCCCTTTCTAACCCAGCCCAACTAAAATTGTGGCATTGAACCATAATTGCTTAAGTCCTTTTCTTGTGGGTGGTCAGATGAATGGGTCTTACAATTTGACACTTAGTTTATCTT
This window harbors:
- the LOC131884612 gene encoding uncharacterized protein LOC131884612, whose product is MALTATEIAVAFAESAMEAKEAKAEAVLLREEKYKAQLEATRAKEDMRVAVTRAKEDMREAVTRAKEDMREAVTRAKKDIAKILIRAAEDQAIAIKARVGTENALDVATAVDAVTSAAAMAAIESERQVRTGEAGTPAAKREE